Proteins encoded together in one Mycobacterium simiae window:
- a CDS encoding acyl-CoA dehydrogenase family protein translates to MATADVAAVSDEDFREILAQTRRFVRTAVVPREQEILEQDRVPDDLRDEAKKMGLFGYAIPQEWGGLGLNLSQDVELAMELGYTSLAVRSMFGTNNGIAGQVLVGFGTDEQKSRWLQPIASGDVVASFALTEPGAGSSPAGLRTKAVRENDGWVINGQKRFITNAPVADLFVVFARSRPADDQGPGIAVFLVPADAAGVQVGAKDAKMGQEGAWTADVNFTDVRVGSAALVGGSEDVGYRAAMTSLARGRVHIAALAVGLAARALDESVAYAATATQGGAAIGSFQLVQAMLADQQTGVMAGRALVRDAAHQWVTGEDRRIAPSAAKLFCTEMAGNVADLAVQIHGGSGYMRGVAVERIYRDVRLLRLYEGTSEIQRLIIGANLVKGRATTTKER, encoded by the coding sequence ATGGCCACCGCCGACGTCGCCGCAGTGTCGGACGAAGATTTCCGCGAAATCCTCGCCCAGACACGGCGATTCGTCCGTACTGCGGTCGTCCCGCGCGAGCAGGAAATCCTCGAGCAGGATCGGGTCCCCGACGACCTGCGCGACGAAGCCAAGAAAATGGGACTGTTCGGCTACGCAATTCCCCAGGAATGGGGCGGCCTCGGGCTCAATCTAAGCCAAGACGTCGAGCTGGCGATGGAGTTGGGCTACACGTCGCTGGCGGTCCGTTCGATGTTCGGCACCAACAACGGCATCGCCGGACAGGTGCTGGTCGGGTTCGGCACCGACGAGCAGAAATCCCGGTGGCTGCAGCCCATCGCGTCGGGCGACGTCGTCGCCTCCTTCGCGCTGACCGAACCCGGCGCCGGGTCAAGCCCGGCCGGTCTGCGCACCAAAGCCGTTCGTGAGAACGATGGTTGGGTGATCAACGGACAAAAGCGCTTCATCACCAACGCGCCCGTCGCCGATCTGTTCGTGGTCTTCGCGCGCAGCCGTCCCGCCGACGATCAAGGTCCAGGCATCGCGGTCTTCCTGGTTCCCGCCGACGCCGCCGGGGTGCAAGTAGGCGCCAAGGACGCCAAGATGGGGCAGGAAGGCGCCTGGACAGCCGACGTCAATTTCACCGATGTTCGCGTCGGATCCGCGGCGCTGGTCGGCGGCAGCGAAGACGTCGGCTACCGGGCCGCGATGACGTCGCTGGCACGCGGGCGGGTACACATCGCCGCGCTCGCGGTCGGCCTAGCCGCCCGCGCACTCGACGAATCCGTCGCGTACGCCGCGACCGCCACCCAGGGCGGCGCCGCCATCGGGAGCTTCCAGCTGGTCCAGGCGATGCTCGCCGACCAGCAGACCGGGGTGATGGCCGGACGTGCGCTGGTGCGCGACGCCGCCCACCAATGGGTCACGGGCGAGGATCGCCGCATCGCGCCGTCGGCCGCCAAACTCTTCTGCACCGAAATGGCCGGCAACGTCGCCGATCTCGCGGTCCAGATCCACGGCGGTAGCGGTTATATGCGGGGTGTCGCCGTGGAGCGCATTTACCGCGACGTGCGGCTGCTGCGGTTGTACGAGGGCACCAGCGAGATTCAGCGTCTGATCATCGGGGCGAACCTCGTCAAGGGCCGAGCCACCACCACGAAGGAGCGTTGA
- the fabG gene encoding 3-oxoacyl-ACP reductase FabG, translating to MVEVALLEGQTAVITGGGQGLGLAIAERFVAEGARVVLGDVNLEATQAAAKQLGGDVKGDGVAVAVRCDVTQSPEVESLIQTAVDEFGGLDIMVNNAGITRDATMRKMTEEQFDQVINVHLKGTWNGTRLAAAIMRENKRGAIINMSSVSGKVGMIGQTNYSAAKAGIVGMTKAAAKELAYLGIRVNAIAPGLIRSAMTEAMPQRIWDSKVAEVPMGRAGEPSEVASVALFLASDLSSYMTGTVLEITGGRHL from the coding sequence GTGGTCGAGGTGGCGTTGTTGGAAGGTCAGACCGCGGTGATCACCGGCGGTGGGCAGGGACTGGGGCTGGCCATCGCGGAACGCTTTGTCGCCGAGGGCGCGCGAGTGGTGCTCGGCGACGTCAACCTGGAGGCGACCCAGGCCGCGGCCAAGCAACTGGGCGGCGACGTGAAGGGTGACGGGGTGGCCGTCGCGGTCCGCTGTGATGTCACGCAGTCACCCGAGGTCGAATCCCTGATCCAGACCGCGGTCGACGAATTCGGCGGCCTCGACATCATGGTCAATAACGCCGGAATCACCCGCGATGCGACCATGCGCAAGATGACCGAGGAGCAGTTCGATCAGGTCATCAATGTGCATTTGAAGGGGACGTGGAATGGCACCCGGCTGGCCGCCGCGATCATGCGGGAGAACAAGCGGGGCGCGATCATCAACATGTCCTCGGTGTCGGGCAAGGTCGGCATGATCGGCCAGACGAACTATTCGGCGGCCAAGGCCGGCATTGTGGGCATGACCAAGGCTGCCGCCAAGGAACTGGCGTATCTGGGCATCCGGGTGAACGCGATTGCCCCCGGGCTGATCCGCTCCGCGATGACCGAGGCCATGCCACAACGCATTTGGGACTCGAAGGTCGCCGAGGTGCCGATGGGTCGCGCCGGTGAGCCCAGCGAGGTCGCCAGCGTGGCGCTGTTCTTGGCGTCGGACCTGTCGTCGTACATGACCGGCACGGTCCTGGAAATCACGGGCGGCCGCCACCTGTGA
- a CDS encoding acetyl-CoA C-acetyltransferase: MTAMREVVICEPVRTPIGRYGGMFAALSAVDLGVTALNGLLQRTGLAPDAVQDVILGHCYPNSDAPAIGRVVALDAGLPVTVPGMQVDRRCGSGLQAVIQAGLQVGSGAHDLVVAGGCESMSNVAFYSTDMRWGGARTGVRVHDGLARGRTTAGGRNYPVPGGMLETAENLRRQYGITRHEQDELAVRSHQRAVAAQKDGVLAEEIIPVAVPTRSGEEIIDTDEHPRAETSMESLGKLKPVLRKDDPEATVTAGNASGQNDAASMCVVTTPDKAADAGLTPLVRMLSWGLAGTAPNIMGIGPVPATEVALAKAGLQLSDIDVIELNEAFAAQALAVTREWNFGSSDFDRTNVHGSGISLGHPVGATGGRMLATLARELHRRQARYGLETMCIGGGQGLAAVFERVA, from the coding sequence GTGACCGCAATGCGCGAAGTCGTGATCTGCGAACCCGTCCGCACGCCAATCGGCCGCTACGGCGGTATGTTCGCCGCGCTGAGCGCCGTCGACCTCGGCGTCACCGCGCTCAACGGACTGCTGCAGCGGACCGGGCTGGCGCCCGACGCCGTGCAGGACGTGATTTTGGGTCACTGCTATCCCAACAGCGACGCCCCGGCGATCGGACGCGTGGTGGCGTTGGATGCCGGATTGCCGGTGACCGTGCCCGGCATGCAGGTCGACCGGCGGTGTGGGTCCGGCTTACAGGCCGTCATCCAGGCCGGTCTGCAGGTGGGTAGCGGCGCCCACGACCTCGTGGTCGCGGGGGGCTGCGAAAGCATGAGCAACGTCGCCTTCTACTCCACCGACATGCGTTGGGGCGGCGCCCGCACGGGCGTTCGGGTGCATGACGGCCTGGCACGCGGACGCACCACCGCCGGCGGCCGCAACTACCCGGTTCCGGGTGGGATGCTCGAGACGGCCGAAAACCTGCGCCGCCAGTACGGCATCACCCGCCATGAACAGGACGAGTTGGCGGTGCGCTCGCATCAACGCGCCGTGGCCGCCCAAAAGGACGGTGTACTGGCCGAGGAAATCATTCCGGTCGCGGTGCCCACTCGCAGTGGGGAGGAAATCATCGACACCGATGAGCATCCGCGCGCCGAAACCTCGATGGAGTCGTTGGGAAAGCTCAAACCCGTTCTGCGCAAAGATGATCCGGAAGCCACGGTAACGGCCGGCAATGCCAGCGGGCAAAACGACGCTGCCTCCATGTGTGTGGTGACCACCCCTGACAAGGCCGCCGATGCCGGCCTGACCCCGCTGGTCCGGATGCTGTCGTGGGGGCTGGCGGGCACCGCACCCAACATCATGGGCATAGGCCCGGTGCCGGCAACTGAGGTCGCCCTGGCCAAGGCCGGTCTGCAGCTGTCGGACATCGACGTCATCGAGCTCAACGAAGCCTTCGCGGCCCAAGCACTCGCGGTGACCCGCGAGTGGAACTTCGGATCGTCCGATTTCGACCGGACCAACGTGCACGGCTCGGGAATCTCCCTGGGCCATCCGGTCGGCGCGACCGGCGGGCGCATGCTCGCCACCCTGGCGCGCGAACTGCACCGGCGCCAGGCGCGCTACGGGCTGGAGACCATGTGCATCGGCGGGGGCCAGGGGCTCGCCGCGGTTTTCGAGCGGGTCGCCTAG
- a CDS encoding CoA transferase, with protein sequence MGPGLPLAGLTVVEVSSFVAAPLCGLTLNQLGAQVIRIDPIGGAADVQRWPLAPDGTSIYWTGLNKGKRSATIDLRSTQGQNLIQRLIVEGDGIVVTNAAGLSWLGHEQLAEKRPDVITVHLVGRGDGSTGVDYTVNAGVGFPLVTGPSDHAGPINHVLPAWDVCCGLYAALSVVAAVHRRACAGVGARIRLALEDVALATAGNLGLLTEPQVAGTERQRLGNAIYGQYGQDFTTRDGVRFMVVALTNRHFRDLVEVTGTGAAVSTLADTLGVDFATEGDRYRYRDVLSGLFAAWFADHTGDEVVATLSRTTVLFERYRTFAEAATDPKVTANPVFSVLNQPGVGQYLAPGLPVAFDGVHGASTAAPVLGQDTADVLMRQLGLTREDIERLAAAKTIAC encoded by the coding sequence ATGGGCCCGGGATTGCCGCTGGCCGGTCTCACCGTAGTCGAAGTGTCCAGTTTCGTCGCCGCCCCACTGTGCGGTTTGACGTTGAATCAGCTTGGCGCCCAGGTCATTCGGATCGATCCCATCGGCGGCGCCGCCGACGTGCAGCGCTGGCCACTGGCGCCGGACGGGACGTCGATCTACTGGACGGGGCTGAACAAGGGCAAGCGTTCGGCCACAATCGATCTGCGCTCGACGCAGGGCCAAAACCTGATCCAGCGGCTGATCGTTGAAGGTGATGGCATCGTCGTCACCAACGCCGCAGGGTTGTCGTGGCTGGGTCATGAACAACTCGCGGAAAAGCGGCCCGACGTCATCACCGTGCACCTGGTCGGCCGCGGCGACGGCTCCACCGGGGTGGACTACACCGTCAACGCCGGCGTGGGGTTCCCGCTCGTCACGGGGCCGTCCGACCATGCCGGCCCGATCAACCATGTGTTGCCGGCCTGGGACGTGTGCTGCGGGCTGTACGCCGCACTGTCCGTGGTCGCCGCGGTGCACCGCCGCGCGTGCGCCGGGGTGGGCGCACGCATCAGGCTGGCTCTGGAGGACGTCGCGCTGGCCACCGCCGGAAATCTGGGTCTACTGACCGAGCCTCAGGTGGCCGGCACCGAGCGGCAACGTTTGGGTAACGCTATCTACGGCCAGTACGGCCAGGATTTCACCACCCGCGACGGGGTGCGGTTCATGGTGGTCGCGTTGACCAACAGACACTTTCGCGACCTGGTCGAGGTGACGGGTACCGGTGCCGCGGTGTCGACGCTGGCGGATACGCTCGGCGTGGACTTTGCCACCGAGGGGGACCGGTACCGGTACCGCGACGTGCTTTCCGGCCTGTTCGCCGCGTGGTTCGCCGACCACACCGGCGACGAGGTCGTCGCGACATTGTCCCGCACCACCGTGCTGTTCGAGCGGTACCGCACCTTCGCCGAGGCCGCGACCGATCCCAAAGTGACGGCGAATCCGGTCTTTTCCGTGCTGAACCAACCGGGCGTCGGCCAATACCTGGCCCCCGGGCTGCCGGTGGCATTCGACGGCGTCCACGGCGCCAGCACTGCCGCCCCCGTCCTAGGACAGGACACCGCAGACGTCCTGATGCGGCAGCTGGGCTTGACACGCGAGGACATCGAACGCCTGGCGGCCGCCAAGACCATCGCCTGTTGA
- a CDS encoding acyl-CoA dehydrogenase family protein — MTKLAQTLGLSEFQTEIIATVRRFVDKEVIPYAAELERADTYPQQIVDQMREIGLFGLMIPQEYGGLGESLLTYALCVEELARGWMSVSGVLNTHFIVAYMLRQHGTDEQKQRFLPRMAAGETRGAFSMSEPELGSDVAAIRTRARRNDDGTYTIDGQKMWLTNGATSTLVAVLVRTDEGSDKPHRNLTAFLIEKPVGFGEVVAGLHIPGKIDKLGYKGIETTELIFDGYRAAAQDVLGGTTGQGFFQMMDGIEVGRVNVSARACGVGLRAFELAVRYAQQRQTFGKPIAEHQAIAFQLAEMATKVEAAHLMMVNAARLKDSGERNDVAAGMAKYLCSEYCTEVTQQSFRIHGGYGYSKEYEIERLMRDAPFLLIGEGTSEIQKNIISKRLLAEYQV, encoded by the coding sequence ATGACAAAGCTTGCGCAAACCCTCGGCTTGAGCGAATTCCAGACCGAGATCATCGCCACGGTGCGGCGATTCGTCGACAAGGAGGTCATACCGTACGCCGCCGAACTCGAGCGTGCGGACACCTATCCGCAGCAGATCGTCGACCAGATGCGCGAGATCGGCCTGTTCGGGTTGATGATCCCGCAGGAGTACGGGGGGCTGGGGGAGTCGCTGCTGACCTACGCGCTGTGCGTCGAGGAGCTGGCGCGGGGCTGGATGAGCGTGTCCGGCGTGCTCAACACGCACTTCATCGTCGCCTACATGCTGCGTCAGCACGGCACCGACGAGCAGAAGCAGCGTTTCCTGCCCCGCATGGCGGCCGGCGAGACCCGCGGGGCCTTCTCGATGTCGGAGCCCGAGTTGGGTTCCGACGTCGCCGCCATCCGTACCCGCGCCCGGCGCAACGACGACGGCACCTACACCATCGATGGTCAGAAGATGTGGCTGACCAATGGTGCCACCTCGACACTGGTCGCGGTGTTGGTGCGTACCGACGAGGGGTCGGACAAGCCGCACCGCAACCTCACCGCATTTCTCATCGAGAAGCCGGTCGGTTTCGGCGAAGTCGTTGCGGGCCTGCACATTCCGGGAAAAATCGACAAACTGGGCTACAAGGGAATCGAGACCACTGAGCTCATCTTCGACGGCTACCGGGCGGCCGCCCAAGACGTGCTCGGCGGCACCACGGGCCAGGGCTTCTTCCAGATGATGGACGGCATCGAGGTCGGCCGGGTGAACGTGTCGGCGCGCGCCTGCGGAGTCGGCCTTCGTGCCTTCGAGCTCGCGGTGCGCTACGCGCAACAGCGCCAGACCTTCGGTAAGCCGATCGCCGAGCATCAGGCCATCGCGTTCCAGCTGGCCGAGATGGCGACCAAAGTCGAAGCGGCACACCTGATGATGGTCAACGCGGCGCGGCTGAAGGACTCGGGGGAGCGCAACGACGTCGCCGCTGGCATGGCGAAATATCTGTGCAGCGAATACTGCACCGAGGTCACCCAGCAGAGCTTCCGCATCCACGGCGGCTACGGCTATTCCAAGG